The region TTTTAAAATCAGAATTACCCGTTTCCGTTTCCTTTACCTCTTCCCGGATCAATTTCTTCATCACCACCACCTTTAATAATTTTTTGCTCTTTTTTAGAAATTGTTTCTTTTTGGAAATCTTTGAATGTGTATGTTGTAGTTTTCATGTCTTTAAATTTTTTGGATTGCTTTTATATATTTTTAAAATCAGGATTACCCGTTTCCGTTTCCTTTACCTCTTCCCGGATCAACTTCGTCACCGCCTCCACCAATAATAGTTTTTTGCTCTTTTTTAGAGATTGTTTCTTTTTGGAAATCTTTGAATGTGTATGTTGTAGTTTTCATGTCTTTGAATTTTTTGGATTGCTTTTATATATATTTTAAAATCAGAATTACCCGTTTCCGTTTCCTTTAACTCTTCCCGGATCAACTTCGTCACCGCCTCCGCCAATAATTGTTTTTTGCTCTTTTTTAGAAATTGTTTC is a window of Flavobacterium crocinum DNA encoding:
- a CDS encoding rSAM-modified peptide, whose amino-acid sequence is MKNTTFTFKDFQKETISKKEQKTIIGGGGDEVDPGRVKGNGNG
- a CDS encoding rSAM-modified peptide — protein: MKTTTYTFKDFQKETISKKEQKTIIGGGGDEVDPGRGKGNGNG
- a CDS encoding rSAM-modified peptide codes for the protein MKTTTYTFKDFQKETISKKEQKIIKGGGDEEIDPGRGKGNGNG